The following coding sequences are from one Rhinoraja longicauda isolate Sanriku21f chromosome 7, sRhiLon1.1, whole genome shotgun sequence window:
- the rfxap gene encoding regulatory factor X-associated protein: protein MSSAQPSPPPCTLTPSPPSTATMAVPSGEAPTNAEGEGTRETPESRESEEEEEDDEEEEDEEEDDEDEDESGESERVPRKCVYEGCTETTTQVAKPRKPWMCKKHRNKTYKDKYKRKKNVQALAGTNKSDDDTDERPVSVTKQRLSCMIVHQASRKASLLEQVLNQKRLSLLRSPEVIQFLQEQQRLLSSQAHSQRQQSQDAPM from the exons ATGAGCAGTGCCCAGCCAAGCCCGCCACCCTGCACCCTCACGCCCTCCCCCCCGAGCACGGCCACTATGGCTGTGCCCAGTGGTGAAGCCCCTACCAATGCTGAGGGAGAAGGAACCCGGGAGACGCCTGAGAGCAGGGagagcgaggaggaggaggaggacgatGAGGAGGAGGAAGACGAGGAGGAGGACGACGAGGACGAGGATGAGAGCGGAGAGAGCGAGAGGGTGCCCAGGAAGTGTGTGTACGAGGGGTGCACGGAGACCACCACCCAGGTGGCCAAACCCAGGAAGCCCTGGATGTGCAAGAAACACCGCAACAAGACATACAAGGACAAGTACAAGAGGAAGAAGAACGTGCAGGCCCTGGCCGGCACCAACAAGAGCGAC GATGACACAGATGAAAGACCCGTGTCTGTCACCAAACAGCGTCTGAGCTGCATGATCGTGCACCAAGCAAGCCGTAAAGCAAGTCTTCTCGAGCAGGTTTTAAATCAAAAGAGATTG TCATTATTGAGAAGTCCAGAAGTCATCCAGTTTCTACAAGAACAGCAACGATTGCTGAGTAGCCAAGCACATTCTCAACGTCAGCAGTCTCAAGACGCACCGATGTGA